TTTATTTGCTTATGGTGAAATACAAACCACCATGCCAAGAGCTAAAGCTTTAAGACCTTATGCAGAAAAAGTTATTTCTCTCGGTAAAAAAGGTGATTTGCATTCAAGAAGACAAGCCGCTGCTTTCATATATGATCAAAGTCTTGATGGTGTAGTTTGTTCGGATTGCAAAACATTCAAACCATCCGCTGAAGACGCAAAAAAATGTGAATGTGGTGGTAAAGCTACAGAGAAAACAATTTTAAGAAAATTGTTTTCTGAAGTTGCTCCAAATTACACCGAAAGAAACGGTGGATACCTCAGAATTCTTAGAATGCCGCCAAGAAGAGGCGATAATGCTGAAATGGCTCTTATACAATTTGTATAGCGAATCATCAGGCGATAATCGGAATAAATAATGCAGAAAAACACTCTGACAATTGAAAATAATAAATTTATATCTGAAGAAATTAATTTCTTCAGATATAGTTTAGTTGTGGAGTATGCAGGCTGGGCGTTTTTCGGCAGTCAAAAACAACCCGGAGTGAAAACAGTTCAGTCCGAGCTTGAAAATGCATTAAAAAAATTACTGCAATGCGACATAAAAATTATTTTTTCAGGAAGAACCGACAAAGGAGTGCATGCCAAAAATCAGGTAGCGCACTTTAATGTTCCCTTTGAACTGAACTTAAACAGATTTTTATACTCATTAAATGCGATTTTATCAGAGTATTTGAGTGTAAAAAATGTGCAAAAGGTGGATAAAACCTTTCACAGCCAAATAAGCGCAAATTACAGATGGTACAGATACACAATAAACAACAGACCACAGCGTTCAGTGTGGTTAAATAAGACCAGCAGTCATATTTATGAAAAACTGAATATTGAATCAATGCAAAAAGCTCTTGATTATCTGATCGGAAAGCATGACTTTACCAGCTTCAAAAAGGTAAATTCTCCTAATCCCGTTAAGGAGTGCGTTATGTATTACGTTGGACTCAGTGAAAAAGCAGGAGTTATCAATATTGATTTGATTGCAAACAGATTTTTGTATAATATGGTAAGAATAATAGCAGGAACATTAATTGAAATCGGCAAAGGCATTTATCCTCCGGAACATATGCTGGAAGT
This is a stretch of genomic DNA from bacterium. It encodes these proteins:
- the rplQ gene encoding 50S ribosomal protein L17; the encoded protein is MRHQCKRHTLSKPADQRKALLRTLATSLFAYGEIQTTMPRAKALRPYAEKVISLGKKGDLHSRRQAAAFIYDQSLDGVVCSDCKTFKPSAEDAKKCECGGKATEKTILRKLFSEVAPNYTERNGGYLRILRMPPRRGDNAEMALIQFV
- the truA gene encoding tRNA pseudouridine(38-40) synthase TruA, with product MQKNTLTIENNKFISEEINFFRYSLVVEYAGWAFFGSQKQPGVKTVQSELENALKKLLQCDIKIIFSGRTDKGVHAKNQVAHFNVPFELNLNRFLYSLNAILSEYLSVKNVQKVDKTFHSQISANYRWYRYTINNRPQRSVWLNKTSSHIYEKLNIESMQKALDYLIGKHDFTSFKKVNSPNPVKECVMYYVGLSEKAGVINIDLIANRFLYNMVRIIAGTLIEIGKGIYPPEHMLEVLEAKDRTCAGPTAEACGLTFMLVGYDEQYNRKAIMEINDNEDLLCKAS